In the Malaclemys terrapin pileata isolate rMalTer1 chromosome 12, rMalTer1.hap1, whole genome shotgun sequence genome, one interval contains:
- the LOC128846039 gene encoding olfactory receptor 11L1-like encodes MTNSTTVVEFRLLGFHSLPGWQTLLFIVFLVIYILTITGNIVIILVVRLEPRLHSPMYSFLQNLSFLEICYTSTIMPKMLSNLLVERKAITFAGCMAQLYCFVFLGATECFLLAVMAYDRYLAICYPLHYTVALSNASCTRLAMVSWVTGIFTGLLPCLLISRLPFCGSNQIKHFFCDIPPLLKLSCSDTSTTEVIIFILSLLVLVSCLLLTLVSYLFIILTILKIPSSFGKRKTFSTCGSHLAVVAIYYGTMISMYVRPTSSLPSELNKIVSVFYTIITPLLNPIIYSLRNKDFRDALKKVISRQCSLHRL; translated from the coding sequence ATGACCAACAGCACCACAGTGGTGGAGTTCCGGCTGCTGGGGTTCCATAGCCTTCCTGGCTGGCAGACCCTACTCTTCATTGTGTTCTTGGTCATCTACATCCTAACCATCACAGGGAACATTGTCATCATCTTGGTAGTGAGGCTGGAACCCCGGCTCCACTCACCCATGTACTCCTTCCTCCAGAACCTCTCCTTTCTGGAGATCTGCTACACCAGCACCATCATGCCCAAGATGCTGTCCAACCTACTGGTAGAGAGGAAGGCCATCACATTTGCTGGATGCATGGCACAGCTCTATTGCTTTGTCTTCCTGGGGGCCACTGAGTGCTTCCTCCTGGCGGTGATGGCTTACGACAGGTACCTCGCCATATGTTACCCATTACACTACACAGTGGCTCTGAGTAATGCGTCTTGTACCCGCCTGGCCATGGTTTCCTGGGTGACTGGCATCTTCACCGGGCTCTTACCCTGCTTGCTAATCTCCAGGCTCCCTTTCTGTGGCTCCAATCAGATTAAACACTTCTTCTGTGATATCCCTCCATTGCTCAAGCTCTCCTGCTCAGACACCTCCACTACTGAGGTCATCATATTCATTCTCTCCCTCCTGGTCCTCGTCAGCTGTCTGCTGCTGACCCTAGTGTCTTACCTCTTCATCATTCTCACCATCCTGAAGATCCCCTCCTCCTTTGGGAAGAGGAAGACCTTCTCCACCTGTGGCTCACACCTGGCCGTGGTGGCCATCTACTATGGCACCATGATCTCCATGTATGTCCGCCCTACCTCCAGCCTGCCCTCGGAGCTCAATAAGATTGTCTCTGTGTTCTACACCATCATCACCCCACTCCTgaaccccatcatctacagcctgaggaacaaggacttCAGGGATGCTTTAAAGAAAGTAATCAGCAGGCAGTGCAGTCTGCACAGACTGTAA